TGAGCAAAATGATTTCATCTTCATGTTCGCGGCCGTTTTTATGACCAATAATGATGTCGCCAAGTTCGGCATGCAGTTTTTCACGGCTGAATAAGCCATCTTCAACGAGTACGTTGATGACTTTCTTTTCTCGGTTTGATTGGTCCCAGTCATCTACAATCACTTTGTCTACTTTTAAGAAGACTTCGGGCTCAATATCCATAATTGAAATATTTGAAACAAAGCAGCCTTTTTTAAGCCATTCAAATGGAATGTAAGGTTTATCTGAAACGGTACAGGTAATAAGGACATCGGCTTGCTCAATTGCAGACTTAGCGCTGTCATGAATTTCAATTTCTAATTGCAGATATTCCGATAAGAACAACGCTTTGAGTTTTGCAGCCGCTTCAGGGTTCACATCAAATAAATGGATTTTTTTCACTTGAGCATATTGTTCAAGCACAGTTTTAATCTGCATTTGGGCAATTGGTCCGCAGCCAATTACGGTAATGTCTGAAAAGTCTTTTTTCGCTAGATATTTAATTGAAACACCCGTAATTGCAGCAGTTCGCATGGCACTAATTAAGCTGCCTTCCATCACCGCGACCGGATAATTTGTTTCTGAGTCATTTAAAACAATCAGTGCGCTAGCACGAGGAATATTGAATTTTTTAGGGTTATGTTGTCTTGAGCCAATCCATTTAATTCCAGCAATCGGGTCATTGCCACCTAAATAGCAAGGCATAGCAATAATGCGGTCAGCAATATGGTCGGCACCTTGCCAGCGAAGGTATGGTTTTAAGGGTTGTACAAACTGTTTATTTGCATGCAGGGTTAAACCTTCAGTAATCGCTTCAATAAATGAATTACTATGATTTGCGCCCAGATTTAATAAATCTGATTGACTTAAATAGCGAAGGGTAGCCAAATTGCTCATGAATATGTCCTAAGGAGAAAGTTAAACAACATTTTGTAAAGTAAGGTTTTCTTGGCGTCGTAAGTTTCGATTGAAGTGACGCTTCTTGATCATTTCGAACCATTCATCTTCATAAACCAGATCGAGATAACGGTCGCCACGATCAGGCAACAACGTTAAGACGCATGAACCTTCTGGAATGGTTGGAATCAGTTTTTTGATGGCTGAAATAGATGAGCCGCTCGAACCGCCTGCAAAAATTCCTTCATGTTCAAGAAGCTCTCTGCA
This genomic stretch from Acinetobacter pittii harbors:
- the sbnB gene encoding 2,3-diaminopropionate biosynthesis protein SbnB; protein product: MSNLATLRYLSQSDLLNLGANHSNSFIEAITEGLTLHANKQFVQPLKPYLRWQGADHIADRIIAMPCYLGGNDPIAGIKWIGSRQHNPKKFNIPRASALIVLNDSETNYPVAVMEGSLISAMRTAAITGVSIKYLAKKDFSDITVIGCGPIAQMQIKTVLEQYAQVKKIHLFDVNPEAAAKLKALFLSEYLQLEIEIHDSAKSAIEQADVLITCTVSDKPYIPFEWLKKGCFVSNISIMDIEPEVFLKVDKVIVDDWDQSNREKKVINVLVEDGLFSREKLHAELGDIIIGHKNGREHEDEIILLNPMGMAIDDIVCAKWFFNAAQEQNVGTVLPLL